A genomic segment from Barrientosiimonas humi encodes:
- a CDS encoding carbohydrate kinase family protein: protein MGARSLVVGEALVDIVKESSGETREHVGGSPLNVAVGLARLGHHVELATSIGTDHHGRLIEEHLGHDFVGLTPGSRNAERTATATATVDESGSATYEFDLAWDLAEVPTGFDHLHTGSIGALMQPGATQVREALLRGRAESTISYDPNVRPTLMGEPQDVRSDLEQIVGLSDVVKASDEDISWLHGDETSTAEILRLWGRLGPALVVATRGADGALVHVTATGETVEVPGVRAEVADTVGAGDSFMSGLIAGLLDQGLLGGVDARERLRMASKDQLLQAVDLAIRSSAITVSRQGAQPPRRDELG from the coding sequence TCAACGTCGCCGTCGGCCTGGCCCGGCTCGGCCACCACGTCGAGCTCGCCACGAGCATCGGCACCGACCACCACGGCCGGCTGATCGAGGAGCACCTGGGCCACGACTTCGTGGGCCTCACCCCTGGCAGCCGCAACGCCGAGCGCACCGCGACCGCGACCGCCACGGTCGACGAATCCGGCTCTGCCACCTACGAGTTCGACCTGGCGTGGGACCTCGCGGAGGTGCCCACCGGTTTCGACCACCTGCACACCGGATCGATCGGTGCGCTGATGCAGCCCGGCGCGACGCAGGTGCGCGAGGCCCTGCTGCGCGGTCGGGCCGAGTCGACGATCTCGTACGACCCCAACGTGCGTCCCACGCTCATGGGTGAGCCGCAGGACGTCCGCTCCGACCTGGAGCAGATCGTCGGGCTCAGCGACGTGGTCAAGGCCAGCGACGAGGACATCTCCTGGCTGCACGGCGACGAGACGTCGACGGCCGAGATCCTGCGGCTGTGGGGCCGCCTCGGCCCCGCCCTCGTCGTCGCGACCAGGGGTGCCGACGGCGCCCTCGTGCACGTGACGGCCACCGGCGAGACCGTCGAGGTGCCGGGCGTGCGCGCCGAGGTCGCAGACACGGTGGGCGCCGGCGACTCGTTCATGTCCGGCCTGATCGCCGGGCTGCTCGACCAGGGTCTGCTCGGCGGGGTCGACGCGCGCGAACGGCTGCGCATGGCCTCCAAGGACCAGCTGCTGCAGGCGGTCGACCTGGCCATCCGCAGCTCGGCGATCACCGTGTCGCGCCAGGGTGCCCAGCCGCCGCGCCGCGACGAGCTCGGTTGA